The genome window AAACAGGCTGAGATCGAGCGCAAGCGCGCTGAGGTGCGCAAGCGCATGGAGGAAGCCTCCAAGGCCAAGAAGGCCAAGAAGGGTTTCATGACCCCAGAAAGGAAGAAGAAACTCCGGGTAAGCTCGTCAACATTCGATAACATTAATCGCTtaaacacagaaaaaaagaccaacttctaaactCAAGagcattcattttaaatattttgctcttAAAGTAAGAACATTTTACTGaaactaagaatattattctaaaaaatccaagttttaaatacaagagtaaaaatctttaattgttaggaaagtataaatatgtacaatttttttatatgaaacataTGGTTGCCCCGTGGCGCTcgggttagagaaaccgcttcagttgtgaagcagtaggcgacggttcgaatcccactggaaacaaattaaaaaataacgtttataaaattaccaagacagcgttaaaagtataaaagtcgaataaaaaaaaaaaaaaaattataaatataaaaatcatcttttttttttttattttaattttaagaaaatttattcttaaaataagaacttggtcttgtttgaaatgttcttataaccaagatgtgttttcttaatttaaaaatttcatgtttttgactcattttttagaccaataTTCATAGTTTTCAGACaaatatcttgattttagaacattttttctatcagtgcATGTACTTATTGTACTTATCTTTATATTtcaacagttgttgctgcGCAAGAAAGCCGCTGAGGAATTGAAGAAAGAACAGGAACGCAAAGCGGCTGAACGTAGACGCATCATTGAAGAACGTTGCGGCAGCCCCAGAAATCTTAGTGATGCCAGTGAAGGTAAGTCTTCGcggtccaaaaaaaaaaaaacgagaataaaaatataaattcacaaaaatataaaaaagaaaatcaatataaataaatataactttttagccgtaaaatgataaaactataaataataatatcaatataacaaaaaattaaaatatttataaaataattacaaaaaataaaagtaaaaaaaacagcaaacaaaaccattttttgctgttctttttataagatataaaagtaatgaaaattgaaataaaaacagtaaACGAAAATGAtgcataaacatttaattctaTAAAGTGTCATCTATCatcacacacacgtacacccacctacacatacacacatgaataaaatgtattaaattatagaaaaaagaataacaagTTGCGCTTCACACAATACATTCACACCTACACcaacacacatagatacacccAGCAGACATAAGCATttgatatgtatttaaatatatctctttttctctctctctctctcacgccATCCCGTTTCCCGTCTCTGTTCCgtaatataaatacacacacatatttacacATGATACATCTGTACACGCCCATGTCCAATATGTTACccaactatatatacatatatatatatgtatatatgtgttcCAAATTACACactatatttatacatatataaatatatatatttatatatctgtatctatttGAATCCATATCTGCGTGTGTTCTGGCCACGCTGCCATTTTTGGGTACAGAAACACTGAAAAATCTGATTAAGCAACACTATGACAGGATTAATAAATTGGAGGACCAGAAATATGATCTTGAGTATGTTGTTAAACGCAAGGATGTTGaggtacacacatacatatctaCTATCTAtactactatatatatactactATATATCCAAACTACCaatctatctatatatctatacaAACAAGCGTTCCAcatatcaaaatcaaaacttaactacgcttaacaaacaacaataataaatgtaatagcCAAtatagcaacagcaatagccaAAGCAGCAACTCCAACACCTTCTGTCAGctatctctctatctctttctctctctctctctctatctctatctattttatataattctaattataaaatattcactatatctcttaaaaatatgtataattgcTGTTTAAAACACTgacttttttgtataatacaCTTAATTCTCATACAATTTatagcaagaacaacaaactaAACCAAAAACTGATAAATAAGCTCCCTGTATATACACATAGAATATCGTACAATGTACtcgtatatgtatttttttaatatatcgtATCGTTTTAGTTCAACATAATGTTTTCAGGAACTGTGTTTAATTGTGGTACAAATAGAGCTGAAATGACTTGAGTTATTTCTCAAaacctctttctctctctttatctctatCTGTCTTTTTCTTGATCTGTCTGTCCCTATTCTTTTAGAAAGTTTTACAATATATCATATGCACCAAaaatacacatgcatatacactccctacacacatttatacatacaaacaaccAACACccaatacaaacacacacacccacccaTATATAAACGAACACACTCGCACACCGTTGGTGTAGTTGTCGAGATGCACGACTCAACCGTTTCTGAACATCCACAGATACACTACAGAAAGTTTGTCAGGATTATTACAGTAAGATACTGAAATTGGAGTCTGATAAATTCGATGTGGAGCACGAGGTAGCCAGAAAGGACTTTGAGGCAAGCGTTGCATCCATAAACGATTCTCTTGTTTTCtagaaacaacaactgaaacaaCCAGAAACCAGAACCAGTCGTAAACAGCgatcaaatattttcattattatcgctattttttttttttattttcgtagTCTCGTATTTAGAAATCTGTTAATAACAACACAGAAATgctccacacacacatttcgATTAGTTTATATACCTGAAGCACCTGAAAagatatatgcaaatattacaAAGATGCCGGCACAAAAGCGCCACCTGGCGGCCATTCTATATCTCCTccactctgtgtgtgtgtgtgtcagtatGGGGCACCCTGTAGTATATTGTAGATCACAATGTTCTAGCTGTTCAAGCAAACATGTAGTTAACCCAAGCCAAACAGTAAATTATTATAGTAATTTTTTGaccattttgaattttgtatgaGAGCAATGCaagttttgaattaaaaacatCAAGAGAGCactttcaaaatttgatttgaattttggGCAAAAAATCCAAAGCAAACACAAGcaattataaagtatataaaacgATAAAAGAatactttttggctattaacCAAATTAATTCAAAGCTAAAGGTACCGCCCCCCATAATATAAGGGGGCGTACCGATCATAACTCGCTGCTTTTACTAAACtagataaagaaaaataatttttaaaaatgctgaCAAAAGAATACTCGTCATGTGACCAGCTAATTTGctttttgtggctttttttAAGAGCTTGCCTACTCGCTACTTTTTGACGGCCATCATTTTGTTAATATGGCGATTAGATTAAGAATTGACATAGtattaaatgtgtgtgttttttaacGTTGAACACGTagcagctgttgttttttgtattttggagATAGCTTTTACTAAAACCCCATTAAAATGAACAACGAACAACGAAtaacgagtaacgagtaacgagtaacgagtaacTGAGAAACCAGCTATTTATGTGTAAAGGGGGCTAACGAGTTTCGACTCGGTGGCGTTGTAGTCGTTAAGCAGGGCCTCTTTCACTTATCCAAATACAGTCATGCAGTCACCGAaaccaccacaaccacaacaacaaaaatgattaGCAACAATTACAAGAAACATGAGATGCACAACAGACACAACATCATGAAAACACACTCAACAAATTGCGCACTACTCTGAAAatcaataagaaaaatattatgaaacgtaatgacaatgataatgataattataattcaaataagCAAGCAAAGCACATTattatgtatctatgtatatgcAATTTGTATGTAGGTGAATATAGCTAAGGATAAAGTTCAATAACTGacatttgtattaatattatattccttctctttctctgacACGCGTCGAACAACGTGCGTAACATGTGCGTCGTCTTTGTCTCACTTTCTTACACTTTCTCCTTCTCTATCtatctgtctctatctctctctctctcactgtttctctctctcgttttCTTTATCCTTCTTTCGCTATCACCCGGAAAAAACACGCACAAAATTCGTACACCATACATATACGATTATCAATCTTTCTCCATCACGCACACACTTTCTTTCTATGTACTTCTCTCTCTATATCAATCTATATATCTTTTTCTTATATCCGCATCTATCTGCGCAATGCGCCTACAAACGCGTACACTTTCAATTTAACGACAAtgacaacacacatacacacacgcacacacacccacacacgtACTTGATTATCGTGTTACGCTTTGACGCGTGATTCGTCACACCCGTAAATCGTTAACACCGTTCAAATCCCGTTACGTGAACTCGAACTTTATCGTTACGaatgcgaatacgaatacgaataccgATAACGCTAACTTTATCGATACCGATACCACAGCCGAACTGCAAACAATATGCAAACAATATTGGCAACGCCTTTACAATTTGGAGGGCgataaatttgatttagagCACGTGCAAAAACTCAAAGCACAAGAGGTAAATTCCAAACAAATTTTGCCATGCACCCAAACCAAGcaaacaatatacaaatatgtcaaaaaaaaaaaaaacaaaatttaaacaaacacacacaaaataccGATAtaccaaaagcaaaacaaaagagcAACCACAATGcgaatgttttttattattattacaaatcaattaaataattattattatataaacagcaacaacagcaacaactacaacaaatataataatctcaattttaatcttaataaaacctattattatttttttattatgccctggatatttaattctttgatttcttctaaatatttcttaatcatattttaagttatttttttttcttttggaaacctaattttgatattgtttGTAACTGCGCTAAActacaaaaccaaaaaagtacaaataaattcagatttctatttaatatttgcatatacacatatatataaatatataaggcGCACGAAACTAAGCAAATCGGCGCGTGCTTTGAACTCTGCGATTGGAAGACCCCCTCCGAAAATACGTTGATCAATTGAACAATAAATTGGAAAGAAATGAATAAGAGCCAAAGCTCTTGAATCCTTGGAGGTTGTCTCCCAGAACAGACGACTTCGGCAATTCGAAGTTAAAGTTaatgaagaaagaaaatactttaattaatcgtCAATTTCAACTTAACCATGAACTAGTTATGCGAACCTGCCAAATGAGTCTATCTTTCTCTGTCTCAATCttgctatatttatatttgtccGTCTATCGAACATCTGCTCTCAAATGATAACGTTTCTTACTCAAATATAACCAACCACAATGATACCACATACCAAAAAACCatagccaacaacaataacatgaaCAAAATCCAATACATTTCTAAGACCTAAACGTTGCGCGCCcattccaaaaaaaagaaaaaaaaaaaaaaaaaattcatccAAATTCAAGTAacgtaaatttcaatttaaattcaattcagttctctaaagaaagaaaacttACCGAACACATAACATCTAATGAAGCTGCATCGAatgttaaaagaaatttataaacaaacgaTATAATATGATTATGATatttgcatatacatacagatataattctttataaaacaatataaacataaagtTATCTAGTTGTTTAAGATTCGTAGCGAAAAGTAATcgtaaaaaacaatttatctAAAAACGTCAAAACGAcgaccaaaacaaaaaaaacaaaatccaaaaatatgtttttacaGGCGAATTGCAAGAGATTTGCGAAGAGTATTACGAgcgtatgtatatttgtgaAGGCCAGAAATGGGATCTGGAATACGAAGTCAGGAAAAAAGACTGGGAGGTActgcaacaattttcaattcaatttaaacaaaaactcagtatatacgtatatataaatttatatatatttatataaactttaaatacaaaagaaaaaacaaaacagacaaatgcaacatcaattttttgttagtaCCATACTATGTTTAATTTTCCGGTATGCTGTCATGTTAAAACTtgttcaaaaacaaaacaaattcgttttttttttttttaaatattgtgtcTCTTTCTTGTATCTGTTTCCTTAATTGctcacatacaaaaaaaaaaaaaaaaaaaaaaaacaactcaaaTACGTATCTATACATATTATGTACAACATATAAGTggttctttattatttttactactCTTTGTTcgattttcaagtttttaatgccgttgttaatttcatgttattcttttacttttaaaacgGAAACACAAtccaatcaacaacaaaaatatctgTGAGTTGGAAATTGCCATACAGAACTGCAGCAACAGTCGCCAGTCAATCAAACAAACAGTC of Drosophila innubila isolate TH190305 chromosome X, UK_Dinn_1.0, whole genome shotgun sequence contains these proteins:
- the LOC117794200 gene encoding troponin I isoform X6; the encoded protein is MADDEAKKAKQAEIERKRAEVRKRMEEASKAKKAKKGFMTPERKKKLRLLLRKKAAEELKKEQERKAAERRRIIEERCGSPRNLSDASEAELQTICKQYWQRLYNLEGDKFDLEHVQKLKAQEINDLNAQVNDLRGKFVKPALKKVSKYENKFAKLQKKAAEFNFRNQLKVVKKKEFTLEEEEKEIKIKDASSLKTAKK
- the LOC117794200 gene encoding troponin I isoform X1; this translates as MADDEAKKAKQAEIERKRAEVRKRMEEASKAKKAKKGFMTPERKKKLRLLLRKKAAEELKKEQERKAAERRRIIEERCGSPRNLSDASEETLKNLIKQHYDRINKLEDQKYDLEYVVKRKDVEINDLNAQVNDLRGKFVKPALKKVSKYENKFAKLQKKAAEFNFRNQLKVVKKKEFTLEEEEKEKKPDWSKGKPGDAKVKEEVEAEA
- the LOC117794200 gene encoding troponin I isoform X3, with translation MADDEAKKAKQAEIERKRAEVRKRMEEASKAKKAKKGFMTPERKKKLRLLLRKKAAEELKKEQERKAAERRRIIEERCGSPRNLSDASEDTLQKVCQDYYSKILKLESDKFDVEHEVARKDFEINDLNAQVNDLRGKFVKPALKKVSKYENKFAKLQKKAAEFNFRNQLKVVKKKEFTLEEEEKEKKPDWSKGKPGDAKVKEEVEAEA
- the LOC117794200 gene encoding troponin I isoform X2; this translates as MADDEAKKAKQAEIERKRAEVRKRMEEASKAKKAKKGFMTPERKKKLRLLLRKKAAEELKKEQERKAAERRRIIEERCGSPRNLSDASEGELQEICEEYYERMYICEGQKWDLEYEVRKKDWEINDLNAQVNDLRGKFVKPALKKVSKYENKFAKLQKKAAEFNFRNQLKVVKKKEFTLEEEEKEKKPDWSKGKPGDAKVKEEVEAEA
- the LOC117794200 gene encoding troponin I isoform X5, which gives rise to MADDEAKKAKQAEIERKRAEVRKRMEEASKAKKAKKGFMTPERKKKLRLLLRKKAAEELKKEQERKAAERRRIIEERCGSPRNLSDASEETLKNLIKQHYDRINKLEDQKYDLEYVVKRKDVEINDLNAQVNDLRGKFVKPALKKVSKYENKFAKLQKKAAEFNFRNQLKVVKKKEFTLEEEEKEIKIKDASSLKTAKK
- the LOC117794200 gene encoding troponin I isoform X4, whose protein sequence is MADDEAKKAKQAEIERKRAEVRKRMEEASKAKKAKKGFMTPERKKKLRLLLRKKAAEELKKEQERKAAERRRIIEERCGSPRNLSDASEAELQTICKQYWQRLYNLEGDKFDLEHVQKLKAQEINDLNAQVNDLRGKFVKPALKKVSKYENKFAKLQKKAAEFNFRNQLKVVKKKEFTLEEEEKEKKPDWSKGKPGDAKVKEEVEAEA
- the LOC117794200 gene encoding troponin I isoform X7, with the translated sequence MEEASKAKKAKKGFMTPERKKKLRLLLRKKAAEELKKEQERKAAERRRIIEERCGSPRNLSDASEETLKNLIKQHYDRINKLEDQKYDLEYVVKRKDVEINDLNAQVNDLRGKFVKPALKKVSKYENKFAKLQKKAAEFNFRNQLKVVKKKEFTLEEEEKEKKPDWSKGKPGDAKVKEEVEAEA